A single region of the Arthrobacter sp. V1I7 genome encodes:
- a CDS encoding LuxR family transcriptional regulator, whose protein sequence is MEGLAETAPLIGRSGLVVDVARSLLDGSRSGALIVGAAGTGKTAVSKAVLRELRPRGAVIRLIATRALAAVPFGALAPYLAELPDSELDSYAAVLQAMSDRLRAEAVRPLFVVDDAQCLDRGTTELLARAVAVGAADILATSRPGPSIPEQFLTLWDDGLLSKFELSPLTRPAVHELCVQVLRAEVSPWVSAVFSEVAEGNPLMLMSLIEHARTSGALVLRHGVWFLRTNPDLAGVTAADVVDQQLRSMTPEERTLAAIVALAGPLSLGQILRFSSPKAVDALEAAGIITVSSGHDRTVRPASPLLGEIIRRRAPAGQSATLRASLFALPSAGAVRPEAFLNQLRWSLDCGAQVPPEQLLQAAAAANADLEPAAAIQAAQAIRDARFLPEARIHLAYAHYLLGLPGEAAGYLGAARPWRHGRPFYLAARLAALLPAGIFVELQGGEAETAPGNPELISNESSWSQSPATGVAAGILHRRWEGPSSDVEADLQDLIDAAAAIPEIRLPAVSLLAELRAAQGRLLAGLRLDREAWAGVAGGGLTMPLAQEELLARHCLSLIRAGEWGELASVLDGYVVEHPTRLLYSGGTLHAMRGYALLRQGRILESLAELILGVEELTIADPLEMLPFAHAVAGYAAVLAGHPGEAQEQAKGFRAAAYRGPQSLQLLSEAYCITVERFTGTGGGTGTGGGQGDLGALADQAQRQGLRGVETDIRRLVLRNGDTGTAPALASSSSAVEGLEARLLEAHARAVSAADAAGLIAISDEAAAAGHGLLAFEAAQQAAACLEHSPDRWRLTAVQRRLHRLMGEAGISGQVGVVRSEQGPVLTAREAEILELVAAGSTNAEIAAALSLSPRTVEGHLSRIFAKLGVSRRAELLDVKREGHHPLVVPEDAPERG, encoded by the coding sequence CGTCGGGGCTGCGGGAACCGGCAAGACGGCGGTGTCCAAGGCGGTGCTCCGCGAATTGCGGCCACGCGGGGCAGTGATCCGCCTGATTGCCACCCGGGCCCTGGCAGCGGTGCCGTTCGGAGCCCTGGCGCCTTATCTGGCCGAGCTGCCGGATTCCGAGCTGGACTCCTACGCTGCCGTTCTCCAAGCCATGTCGGACCGCCTCAGGGCTGAGGCAGTCCGGCCGCTCTTCGTGGTCGACGACGCCCAGTGCCTGGACCGCGGGACCACGGAACTGCTTGCGCGCGCCGTTGCGGTTGGTGCCGCTGACATCCTGGCCACCAGCCGACCGGGCCCGTCGATCCCGGAGCAGTTCCTGACTCTGTGGGATGACGGGCTCCTTTCCAAGTTCGAGCTGTCACCCCTTACCCGCCCCGCGGTCCATGAGCTCTGTGTACAGGTGCTGCGGGCGGAGGTCTCGCCCTGGGTGAGTGCGGTGTTCTCCGAAGTGGCGGAGGGCAACCCGCTTATGCTTATGTCACTGATCGAGCACGCGAGGACGAGCGGTGCCCTCGTGCTTCGCCACGGGGTATGGTTCCTGCGCACCAACCCGGACCTGGCAGGGGTGACGGCCGCGGACGTCGTCGACCAGCAGCTGCGTTCAATGACCCCGGAGGAGAGAACGCTAGCCGCCATCGTGGCCCTCGCCGGGCCGCTCTCACTGGGGCAGATCCTGCGGTTCAGCAGCCCCAAAGCTGTCGACGCACTGGAGGCAGCGGGAATCATCACCGTTTCATCTGGACATGACCGTACCGTGCGGCCGGCCAGCCCGCTGCTGGGCGAAATCATCCGACGCCGTGCCCCGGCAGGCCAGAGTGCAACCTTGCGGGCCAGCCTTTTTGCACTGCCCTCGGCAGGGGCGGTCCGGCCCGAGGCGTTCCTGAACCAGCTCCGCTGGTCCTTGGACTGCGGCGCCCAGGTGCCGCCTGAACAGCTGCTCCAGGCAGCCGCGGCGGCCAACGCGGATCTCGAACCGGCGGCCGCGATCCAGGCTGCCCAGGCTATCCGGGACGCCCGGTTCCTCCCGGAGGCCAGAATCCACCTCGCGTACGCACATTACCTCCTCGGGCTGCCCGGGGAAGCCGCCGGCTACCTGGGGGCCGCGCGGCCGTGGCGCCACGGCCGGCCGTTCTACCTCGCGGCGCGCCTGGCAGCCCTGCTCCCGGCCGGGATTTTCGTTGAGTTGCAGGGAGGGGAGGCGGAGACGGCTCCCGGAAACCCCGAGCTGATCTCGAATGAGTCCTCGTGGTCGCAGTCGCCCGCCACGGGGGTGGCGGCCGGCATCCTGCACCGCCGGTGGGAAGGACCGTCGTCGGACGTTGAGGCGGACCTGCAGGATCTGATCGACGCGGCTGCCGCCATTCCGGAGATCCGCCTTCCGGCAGTCTCCCTCCTTGCTGAGCTTCGGGCAGCCCAGGGCCGGCTACTGGCAGGACTACGGCTGGACCGCGAGGCATGGGCGGGTGTGGCCGGTGGAGGACTGACGATGCCGCTGGCCCAGGAAGAGCTCCTGGCACGTCACTGCCTCAGCCTTATCCGCGCCGGGGAATGGGGGGAGCTCGCCAGCGTCCTGGACGGCTACGTCGTTGAACATCCGACCCGACTGCTGTACAGCGGGGGAACGCTCCACGCGATGCGCGGGTACGCCCTGCTGCGTCAGGGACGAATCCTTGAAAGCCTTGCCGAGCTGATCCTGGGCGTGGAAGAACTCACCATCGCTGATCCGCTGGAAATGCTGCCGTTCGCACACGCCGTGGCCGGCTACGCCGCCGTCCTGGCCGGCCACCCGGGGGAAGCCCAGGAGCAGGCGAAAGGTTTCCGCGCCGCCGCCTACCGCGGGCCGCAGAGCCTTCAACTGCTCTCCGAGGCGTATTGCATTACGGTTGAACGCTTCACCGGCACCGGCGGCGGCACCGGCACCGGCGGCGGCCAGGGGGATCTCGGAGCATTGGCCGACCAGGCGCAGCGCCAAGGCCTCCGAGGCGTCGAAACCGATATCCGAAGGCTGGTCCTCAGAAACGGGGACACCGGCACTGCCCCGGCTTTGGCTTCCAGCAGCAGCGCCGTGGAGGGGCTCGAAGCGCGGCTGCTGGAAGCTCATGCCCGCGCAGTGTCCGCCGCCGACGCCGCCGGGCTGATTGCGATCAGCGACGAAGCAGCGGCCGCCGGCCACGGGCTTCTGGCATTCGAGGCTGCCCAACAGGCGGCCGCGTGCCTGGAACACAGCCCGGACCGCTGGAGGCTCACCGCGGTCCAGCGCAGACTCCACCGCCTCATGGGCGAGGCCGGCATATCCGGGCAGGTGGGCGTTGTCCGCAGCGAACAGGGGCCGGTGCTGACGGCCCGCGAAGCGGAGATCCTGGAGCTCGTGGCCGCCGGGTCCACGAACGCCGAGATCGCCGCTGCCCTGTCCTTGTCGCCGCGGACGGTAGAGGGACATCTGAGCCGGATCTTCGCCAAGCTCGGAGTCAGCCGGCGGGCGGAACTCCTTGATGTGAAGCGGGAAGGCCATCATCCGTTGGTTGTTCCGGAGGATGCCCCTGAGCGGGGGTGA